A region from the Benincasa hispida cultivar B227 chromosome 12, ASM972705v1, whole genome shotgun sequence genome encodes:
- the LOC120092781 gene encoding uncharacterized protein LOC120092781: MSPAFPSTTIHTPSSSSSSSQIHATNNKPKLKQQQQQGSRSPFNVLNGISFSTACNSSSIASDASSTSTSTEAPRGCLRFFLSHSTASSKTPPANKFKPSSKIPKSTSNLRPIKPLRSKPLKENAPKRAVKHYSRAAKPSSTKLDPLKKNSPCLYRWPSGKKPCSLGTHKSKMLASGGEELEKNGTHGVVRMVDDGKCEPSDLNLVPSDFNFTPMRKMEYGSSGLDPTVDKVAALENSNIDQSKTPPVQASVSPELQCGSAIMPTVTPICYGAGYVVSGVSDKRKCRPRGLLIVGDNTASISKVKPIQIFEEDGNITRDTSNSVVLKVPSPIEASMNWLLSPCNEEDEDHKQKSANASPQSKNLAESIALHSVPSPSSIDALSPYISSPPEFQGFLEPLSFEETSSSCAPNCLDVILKEGRGQQRYQVNGENSPFSIDSLSSDNVIRTPHSDSSLAQKVFPPWLTADSCGKCDQNSASELFSRANLPRDSPNAITSITDLSFQFDCLATIPNSMDLHQFQKILEDQAFSNSNSSCEDLFKSKMRVSWREGLMSRIYEMDEFDTCRCLSDEEENVDSCRNCLSDILKTPLEHNDCEADPIVSNCFCSPGLLVDEEADEYDKCKEMWSHQVPCSCAESISTDGGGLIASGDSDWNLCYKNGLFDS; encoded by the coding sequence ATGAGCCCTGCATTTCCATCCACCACAATCCAcacaccttcttcttcttcttcttcctctcaaatCCACGCCACTAACAACAAGCCGAAGCTgaagcagcagcagcagcagggtTCTCGCAGCCCCTTCAATGTTCTCAATGGCATTTCCTTTTCCACCGCCTGCAACAGCTCCAGCATCGCCAGTGACGCTTCCTCCACCTCCACCTCCACCGAAGCCCCCAGAGGCTGTCTCAGGTTCTTTCTATCTCATTCCACTGCTTCTTCTAAAACCCCCCCTGCTAATAAGTTTAAACCATCTTCCAAAATCCCAAAATCTACCTCCAATCTTCGCCCTATTAAGCCTCTCAGATCTAAGCCGCTCAAGGAGAATGCTCCCAAACGGGCTGTTAAACACTACTCCAGGGCTGCAAAACCTTCCTCCACTAAGTTGGACCCATTGAAGAAAAACTCCCCCTGTTTGTATAGATGGCCATCCGGGAAGAAACCCTGTTCTTTAGGTACCCACAAATCTAAAATGCTGGCATCTGGTGGTGAGGAATTGGAGAAGAATGGGACACATGGTGTAGTGAGGATGGTTGATGATGGTAAATGTGAACCTTCTGATCTTAATTTAGTTCCCAGTGATTTCAATTTCACTCCCATGCGTAAAATGGAATATGGCTCTTCTGGTTTGGATCCAACAGTTGATAAGGTTGCTGCCTTGGAGAATTCAAACATAGATCAGAGCAAAACGCCTCCTGTTCAAGCCTCTGTATCACCAGAATTACAGTGTGGTTCAGCAATTATGCCTACAGTTACTCCTATTTGCTATGGTGCTGGCTATGTCGTTTCCGGGGTCTCTGACAAGAGAAAGTGCAGACCGAGAGGGCTTCTTATTGTTGGAGACAATACTGCGTCCATTTCTAAAGTCAAGCCTATTCAGATTTTTGAAGAAGATGGAAACATCACAAGGGACACTTCCAATTCTGTCGTTTTAAAGGTCCCTTCACCCATTGAAGCTTCTATGAACTGGCTTTTATCCCCCTGCAATGAGGAGGATGAGGATCACAAACAGAAGTCTGCAAATGCTTCACCTCAGTCTAAGAATCTCGCTGAATCAATTGCACTTCATTCTGTTCCTTCGCCATCATCTATTGATGCTCTTTCTCCCTACATATCCAGTCCTCCAGAGTTTCAAGGTTTCTTGGAGCCATTATCCTTTGAGGAAACCTCTTCCTCATGTGCTCCTAATTGCTTGGATGTCATTTTAAAGGAGGGAAGAGGACAACAGAGGTATCAAGTCAATGGGGAGAATTCTCCATTCTCAATTGACTCTTTAAGTAGCGATAATGTTATCCGGACACCACATTCAGACTCAAGTTTGGCTCAAAAAGTTTTCCCTCCGTGGTTAACTGCTGACAGTTGTGGGaaatgtgatcagaattcaGCATCTGAGTTGTTCTCACGAGCAAATCTACCTCGAGATAGCCCGAATGCAATAACGAGTATAACAGATTTAAGTTTCCAATTTGATTGTCTGGCCACAATACCCAATTCCATGGATCTTCATCAATTTCAAAAGATTCTTGAGGATCAGGCTTTTAGTAATAGCAATTCTTCATGTGAGGATTTGTTCAAATCCAAGATGAGAGTATCGTGGAGGGAAGGGTTAATGAGCCGGATCTACGAGATGGATGAGTTCGATACTTGTCGATGCTTGTCAGATGAAGAAGAGAATGTTGATTCTTGCCGCAATTGCTTGTCAGATATCCTTAAGACTCCTTTGGAACATAATGATTGCGAGGCTGATCCTATAGTTTCTAACTGTTTTTGTTCTCCTGGATTATTAGTTGATGAGGAAGCCGATGAATATGACAAATGTAAAGAAATGTGGTCTCATCAAGTACCTTGTTCTTGTGCGGAATCCATTAGCACGGATGGAGGTGGCTTGATTGCTTCAGGGGACTCGGATTGGAATTTATGCTATAAAAATGGATTGTTTGATTCTTAA